The following proteins are encoded in a genomic region of Aquifex aeolicus VF5:
- a CDS encoding cation-translocating P-type ATPase: protein MLKAHSLSPEEILRILKTDRRGLSEEEAKKRLKIYGKNEIEEEEESLIKVFFRQFNNPFVYILFVASGISAYIGKKEDSLIILAIIFVNSLLGFFQEFRAITSLKALKKLTEVKTKVYRDGKLKVIPASELVPGDVVYIQEGDVVPADIRLIESVGLMVDESVLTGESVPVEKNADVVLPEDTPVYNRSNVVFKGTHVVKGWAVGVVYATGRQTEFGKISEKAKEKSPETPLMRALKKFSLAWMVIIFFLLSILFLIGIYQGRDIYEVLLLIVSELVSAVPEGLPLVITFTLVIGAIALSRRKVLIRYLPATETLGSTTFICSDKTGTITEGKLKVQEFFALNEKFLNLISALCNSSDGESGDPVDLALLRWLEENDIDWKKLREEYRTVKVFPFDTKKRYMAVIVEKEGKYYLLVKGAFETLSNFSEGISEELIKVHDVLAENGLRVLFFAYAEIPEPVEDIESLKLKPAGFVGFLDPPKEGVKEAVVNARRAGIRVIMITGDNLKTAVAVAKQTEIYREGDLAVEGKDLSKYSDAELYNLLKRVSVIARALPEDKYRVVKVLQEKGEIVAVTGDGVNDVPALKVADIGVAMGSGTEAAKSVAKMVITDNNLKVIVEAVRWGRIIVRNIKRAITYLLTTSFGEITLLSSAILMKLPLPLYPTQILWINIVTDGVQDKTFPFNKEEIDVMKEKPQKPEKVFLDKRLFLRFLTGGLFIGFINLILFKHLLSVYSYEVAVTITFTSMVVNQWAVGIQTVRDYPFFYKPWRNFQMNPYIFIGIFIGLILQLLAIYVFPNYFHAVPLSLEHWFYVILTTLSVFIFIEIRKLVFTIFSER from the coding sequence ATGCTGAAAGCACATTCTCTTTCCCCTGAAGAGATATTAAGGATTTTAAAGACGGACAGGAGGGGGCTCTCTGAAGAGGAGGCTAAAAAGAGGCTAAAAATATACGGAAAGAACGAGATAGAGGAAGAAGAGGAAAGTTTAATTAAGGTCTTCTTTAGGCAATTTAACAATCCCTTTGTTTACATCCTGTTTGTTGCAAGCGGTATTTCCGCTTACATAGGAAAAAAAGAAGATTCCCTGATAATTCTTGCTATTATATTCGTGAACTCCCTTCTCGGTTTCTTTCAGGAGTTCAGGGCCATAACATCTTTAAAGGCTTTAAAGAAATTAACGGAAGTAAAAACAAAAGTTTACAGAGACGGCAAATTAAAAGTAATACCCGCTTCCGAACTCGTTCCCGGTGACGTTGTCTACATTCAGGAGGGAGACGTAGTTCCTGCGGATATAAGACTTATTGAAAGTGTAGGCCTTATGGTTGATGAATCGGTTTTAACTGGTGAATCCGTGCCGGTTGAGAAAAACGCGGACGTTGTTTTGCCTGAAGATACTCCCGTTTACAATAGGTCGAACGTAGTATTTAAAGGCACGCACGTTGTAAAGGGATGGGCAGTCGGAGTAGTTTACGCAACGGGAAGACAAACGGAGTTTGGAAAGATAAGTGAAAAGGCAAAGGAAAAGTCCCCGGAAACACCATTAATGAGGGCTTTGAAAAAGTTTTCCCTTGCATGGATGGTAATCATCTTTTTCTTACTCTCAATCCTTTTCCTTATAGGTATTTATCAGGGAAGAGACATTTACGAGGTTTTACTCCTCATAGTTTCCGAGTTGGTATCTGCAGTTCCAGAGGGCTTGCCTCTCGTAATAACGTTCACTTTAGTAATTGGTGCGATTGCCCTTTCACGGAGAAAGGTTCTCATAAGGTACCTTCCCGCTACGGAGACGCTTGGGAGTACAACTTTTATATGTTCTGACAAGACGGGAACCATAACAGAAGGGAAACTAAAAGTCCAGGAATTCTTCGCCCTGAACGAGAAGTTTTTAAACCTCATTTCTGCACTCTGCAACTCGTCGGACGGCGAGAGTGGGGATCCGGTTGATCTTGCTCTTCTCAGATGGCTTGAAGAAAACGACATAGACTGGAAGAAACTGAGGGAAGAATACAGAACGGTTAAAGTTTTCCCCTTTGATACAAAAAAGAGGTATATGGCTGTAATTGTTGAAAAGGAGGGCAAGTATTACCTGCTCGTGAAGGGTGCCTTTGAAACTTTATCAAATTTTTCCGAAGGTATTTCCGAAGAATTAATAAAAGTTCACGACGTTCTTGCGGAAAACGGCCTGAGAGTCCTCTTCTTCGCTTACGCCGAAATTCCAGAGCCTGTTGAAGATATAGAAAGCTTAAAACTGAAACCCGCTGGTTTTGTCGGATTTCTTGATCCTCCAAAAGAGGGTGTAAAGGAAGCAGTTGTGAACGCAAGAAGGGCGGGAATAAGGGTTATCATGATAACGGGCGATAACTTAAAAACCGCAGTAGCAGTAGCGAAGCAAACCGAAATATACAGGGAAGGTGACTTAGCCGTTGAGGGAAAAGATCTTTCTAAATATTCAGATGCGGAACTTTACAATTTGTTGAAGAGGGTTTCTGTCATTGCAAGGGCACTTCCCGAAGATAAGTACAGGGTTGTAAAAGTCCTTCAGGAAAAAGGGGAAATAGTCGCGGTTACGGGAGACGGTGTGAACGACGTTCCAGCCCTTAAGGTTGCCGACATAGGCGTAGCTATGGGTTCTGGAACTGAAGCGGCAAAGAGTGTAGCTAAGATGGTAATAACTGATAACAACCTAAAAGTTATAGTGGAGGCCGTTAGGTGGGGGAGGATAATAGTCAGGAATATAAAGAGGGCGATTACTTACCTCCTCACCACAAGCTTTGGTGAAATAACCTTACTTTCTTCCGCAATACTGATGAAATTACCTCTGCCGCTTTATCCCACTCAGATACTCTGGATAAACATAGTTACCGACGGAGTTCAGGATAAAACTTTCCCCTTCAACAAAGAGGAAATAGACGTTATGAAGGAAAAACCTCAGAAGCCTGAGAAGGTATTCCTGGACAAAAGGCTTTTTTTAAGATTTTTAACCGGAGGTTTATTCATAGGATTTATAAACTTAATTCTCTTCAAACACCTCCTAAGCGTTTATTCATATGAGGTTGCAGTAACTATAACCTTTACCTCAATGGTTGTCAATCAATGGGCTGTAGGAATTCAGACTGTAAGGGATTACCCCTTCTTTTACAAGCCTTGGAGGAATTTCCAGATGAACCCATACATATTTATAGGCATATTTATAGGATTGATCCTTCAGCTTTTGGCAATATACGTTTTCCCTAACTACTTTCACGCAGTTCCCCTCTCATTAGAACACTGGTTTTACGTAATCTTAACAACATTATCAGTTTTCATCTTCATAGAAATAAGGAAATTAGTTTTTACAATTTTCAGTGAGAGGTAA
- a CDS encoding hydroxyacid dehydrogenase: MNVLFTSVPQEDVPFYQEALKDLSLKIYTTDVSKVPENELKKAELISVFVYDKLTEELLSKMPRLKLIHTRSVGFDHIDLDYCKKKGILVTHIPAYSPESVAEHTFAMILTLVKRLKRIEDRVKKLNFSQDSEILARELNRLTLGVIGTGRIGSRVAMYGLAFGMKVLCYDVVKREDLKEKGCVYTSLDELLKESDVISLHVPYTKETHHMINEERISLMKDGVYLINTARGKVVDTDALYRAYQRGKFSGLGLDVFEDEEILILKKYTEGKATDKNLKILELACKDNVIITPHIAYYTDKSLERIREETVKVVKAFVKGDLEQIKGNFVVGPS; this comes from the coding sequence ATGAACGTATTATTTACAAGTGTTCCACAGGAAGATGTACCCTTCTACCAAGAGGCTTTAAAGGACCTATCACTAAAAATTTACACAACAGACGTTTCAAAAGTACCCGAAAATGAATTAAAAAAAGCGGAACTAATTTCAGTCTTTGTTTACGATAAGCTTACGGAAGAATTACTTTCCAAGATGCCTAGGTTAAAGCTTATCCACACACGTTCCGTAGGTTTCGACCATATAGACTTAGATTACTGCAAGAAGAAAGGCATTCTGGTTACTCACATACCTGCTTATTCTCCCGAATCTGTAGCTGAACACACCTTTGCCATGATCCTTACTCTGGTAAAGAGGCTAAAGAGGATAGAGGATAGAGTAAAAAAACTGAACTTTTCGCAGGATAGCGAAATTCTGGCACGGGAGTTAAATAGGCTCACGCTTGGAGTTATCGGAACCGGAAGGATAGGAAGTAGAGTTGCTATGTACGGTTTAGCGTTTGGAATGAAGGTTCTGTGTTACGATGTCGTTAAGAGGGAGGACTTAAAAGAAAAAGGATGTGTTTACACCTCCCTGGATGAATTACTGAAGGAAAGCGATGTTATTTCCCTTCACGTTCCGTATACGAAAGAAACCCATCACATGATAAACGAAGAAAGGATTAGTTTAATGAAGGACGGTGTTTATTTGATAAACACCGCGAGGGGAAAAGTTGTAGATACTGATGCACTTTACAGAGCCTACCAGAGGGGTAAGTTTTCAGGCTTGGGACTGGACGTATTTGAGGACGAGGAAATCTTAATCCTGAAGAAGTACACGGAAGGTAAGGCTACTGATAAAAACCTGAAAATACTCGAACTTGCCTGTAAAGATAACGTGATAATTACTCCCCATATAGCCTATTACACGGACAAATCCTTAGAGAGGATCAGGGAAGAAACAGTAAAAGTTGTTAAAGCGTTCGTGAAAGGAGATCTGGAACAAATAAAGGGGAACTTTGTTGTAGGTCCTTCCTGA
- a CDS encoding type III PLP-dependent enzyme, producing the protein MTKVVNYGEVQYGFAKRYFEEFLSERKGRIEKLLKPEKTPVLLMDIQGVKKKYLEVKYHFPEFNVYYAVKANDDESVIRALVEVGAGFEVASSQELEKVLRLGGKIEKVISSNPVKPPEFIEFAYQKGVRTFAVDSITEVKKIKDIAPRSKVYVRIAVPNEGSDWPLSRKFGVSVEEAVEILEYANDLGLVPYGITFHVGSQCNNLRNWFIAVKLSAQLWEKARAKGLKLQMLNMGGGIPVRYNYEALSVEDIAYYVKGLMRKYFPVQPYELQIEPGRGIVGDQGIMVTKVIGKAKRGSENWLYIDTGVFNGLAEALGGIRYPFFLEREGELKEWTIGGVSCDSMDVVAKNVYLPEPEVGDYLYILSAGAYTTVYASNFNGFPKPEVVPF; encoded by the coding sequence ATGACTAAGGTTGTAAATTACGGGGAAGTTCAGTACGGTTTTGCTAAGAGGTACTTTGAAGAATTCTTATCCGAGAGGAAAGGAAGGATAGAAAAGCTCTTGAAACCAGAAAAAACTCCGGTTCTCCTTATGGACATCCAGGGTGTGAAGAAAAAGTACCTCGAAGTTAAGTATCACTTTCCCGAGTTTAACGTTTACTACGCGGTTAAGGCAAATGACGACGAAAGCGTTATAAGGGCTCTCGTTGAAGTGGGAGCAGGATTTGAGGTTGCCTCTTCTCAGGAACTTGAAAAGGTTCTGAGGCTTGGAGGAAAAATTGAAAAAGTAATTTCAAGTAATCCAGTAAAACCTCCAGAATTTATAGAGTTTGCGTATCAGAAGGGTGTTAGAACCTTCGCGGTGGATAGCATAACGGAAGTTAAAAAAATTAAAGATATTGCCCCGCGTTCAAAAGTTTACGTGAGGATTGCCGTTCCGAATGAAGGAAGCGACTGGCCCCTTTCCCGGAAGTTTGGAGTGAGTGTGGAAGAAGCCGTTGAAATTCTAGAGTACGCAAATGACCTTGGACTCGTCCCTTACGGGATTACCTTTCACGTGGGTTCTCAGTGTAATAACTTAAGAAACTGGTTCATAGCGGTAAAGCTTTCTGCACAACTCTGGGAAAAGGCAAGGGCAAAGGGACTAAAGCTTCAGATGCTCAACATGGGCGGGGGAATTCCCGTTCGTTACAACTACGAAGCTCTGAGCGTTGAGGACATAGCCTATTACGTCAAAGGACTCATGAGGAAGTACTTTCCTGTTCAACCTTATGAACTGCAGATAGAACCCGGAAGGGGAATAGTCGGAGATCAGGGAATTATGGTAACAAAGGTAATAGGGAAAGCTAAGAGAGGAAGTGAAAACTGGCTTTACATAGACACTGGAGTTTTTAACGGACTTGCGGAAGCACTCGGGGGCATAAGGTATCCCTTCTTCCTTGAAAGGGAAGGGGAACTGAAGGAGTGGACAATAGGCGGTGTTTCCTGCGACAGTATGGACGTAGTGGCTAAGAACGTTTACCTTCCAGAACCTGAAGTAGGTGATTACCTTTACATACTTTCCGCTGGAGCTTACACCACCGTTTACGCTTCAAACTTCAACGGCTTTCCTAAACCTGAGGTTGTTCCTTTTTAG
- a CDS encoding radical SAM protein, whose product MNKYPSYLNLYESGELEKRVEKALNMLEKCKVCPHTCGVNRLEDDKKGYCKVGRYAVVADYFPHFGEEFPIRGYRGSGTIFFSYCNMRCVYCQNYDVSHLGAGRIMKPEDLAEVMLELQDYGCHNINLVSPSHVVPQILEALLIAVERGLRIPIVYNTSSFDSLETLKLLDGIVDIYLADLKYLNKEYGRKYSKVKDYPSVAKEAIREMYRQVGNLEVDERGIAVRGLLVRHLVLPNDISTTKEVMEFLRSIDPKLAVNVMKQYHPYYKAWDYPELSRRITEEEYKKALEEAQGFTLIVD is encoded by the coding sequence ATGAATAAGTACCCCTCTTATTTGAACCTCTATGAGAGCGGAGAGCTGGAAAAGAGGGTGGAAAAAGCCCTTAATATGCTTGAAAAGTGTAAGGTTTGTCCCCATACCTGCGGTGTAAACAGGCTGGAAGATGACAAAAAGGGATACTGTAAAGTAGGAAGGTACGCTGTGGTCGCCGACTACTTTCCCCACTTCGGCGAGGAATTTCCCATAAGGGGATACAGGGGAAGCGGGACGATATTCTTCTCTTACTGCAACATGAGGTGTGTTTACTGCCAGAACTACGATGTCAGCCACTTGGGCGCGGGAAGGATTATGAAACCCGAGGACCTCGCAGAAGTTATGCTGGAACTTCAGGACTACGGTTGCCATAACATAAACCTCGTTTCTCCTTCCCACGTAGTTCCCCAGATACTCGAAGCCCTCCTAATAGCGGTAGAAAGAGGACTTAGAATTCCAATAGTTTACAATACATCTTCCTTTGACTCTCTGGAAACCTTAAAACTTCTTGATGGAATAGTTGACATATACCTCGCGGATTTAAAGTACCTAAACAAAGAGTACGGGAGGAAGTACTCAAAGGTGAAAGATTACCCATCTGTCGCAAAGGAAGCGATAAGGGAAATGTACAGGCAGGTGGGAAACCTGGAAGTGGACGAAAGGGGTATAGCTGTAAGGGGGCTGCTCGTTAGACACCTCGTTCTTCCAAACGACATATCCACCACAAAGGAGGTTATGGAATTCTTAAGAAGTATTGATCCAAAGCTTGCGGTAAACGTTATGAAGCAGTATCACCCATACTACAAAGCGTGGGATTATCCCGAACTTTCCAGAAGAATAACGGAAGAAGAATACAAAAAAGCCCTTGAAGAAGCTCAAGGCTTTACCCTGATTGTGGATTAA
- a CDS encoding cytochrome c biogenesis protein CcdA → MDVTVISAFLGGLLSFLSPCILPIIPAYLSYISGVGVSDVETQKGKVNWKVFFSALYFVLGFTLVFTGLGASATFVGQLLHDYQEWIIRVGSGLVIFFGLHFAGVFLWKHFLKVYIPIGILIPVLYFLKLLSWNEFFNLMFAYAVVLILYLVKAHEFLYRQLKIEAKAEISYLGAFLMGVVFAFGWSPCIGPVLGSILFLASQQETVAKGALLLFVYSIGLGIPFLLAGLLFSLFLNFVRSFSRYFKYVEIAGGVLLVSLGLLLALDKLSLIANITF, encoded by the coding sequence ATGGATGTAACCGTAATAAGTGCCTTTCTGGGCGGACTCCTTTCCTTTCTATCTCCCTGTATCCTTCCGATAATCCCTGCGTACCTCTCCTACATTTCTGGTGTCGGAGTAAGTGACGTAGAAACTCAAAAGGGAAAAGTGAACTGGAAAGTGTTCTTTTCAGCCCTATACTTTGTCCTCGGATTTACGCTTGTCTTTACGGGACTTGGCGCAAGTGCGACTTTTGTGGGGCAGCTTCTTCACGATTATCAGGAATGGATAATAAGGGTGGGAAGCGGACTCGTGATATTCTTCGGTCTCCACTTTGCGGGAGTGTTTTTATGGAAGCACTTCCTGAAGGTTTACATACCGATAGGTATCTTAATTCCCGTTCTTTACTTCTTAAAACTCCTCTCATGGAACGAGTTCTTTAACTTGATGTTTGCCTACGCGGTAGTTTTAATCCTTTACCTCGTAAAAGCTCACGAGTTTTTATACAGGCAGTTAAAGATAGAGGCAAAGGCGGAAATTTCTTACTTGGGAGCCTTCTTAATGGGGGTAGTTTTTGCCTTCGGGTGGAGTCCCTGTATAGGGCCCGTTCTCGGTTCCATTCTCTTCCTCGCCTCTCAGCAGGAGACCGTAGCAAAAGGAGCTCTTCTACTTTTCGTTTACTCAATAGGTCTCGGAATACCCTTTCTCCTTGCAGGACTCCTCTTTTCCCTATTCCTTAACTTTGTGAGGTCCTTTTCAAGGTACTTCAAGTACGTGGAAATTGCGGGCGGTGTTCTGCTTGTTTCCTTGGGACTTCTTCTCGCACTGGATAAGCTCTCACTTATTGCTAACATTACTTTCTGA
- the hisH gene encoding imidazole glycerol phosphate synthase subunit HisH: protein MRTVVIDYGMGNLRSVSKALEAVGFPEVVVSNDYRVASEADVLVLPGVGAFGDAMKNLEELNLVSVIRRHIEKGKPFLGICLGLQLLFEKSYEHGEHRGLGILKGEVILLPLGVKIPHIGWNQLWFKKESEILEGLKEGDFVYFVHSYRVVPEDESVVLTKTDYGEYFVSSIELDNVVAFQFHPEKSQKKGLKLLENFKRKAEKLTT from the coding sequence ATGAGGACTGTTGTAATAGACTATGGAATGGGCAACTTAAGGAGTGTCAGTAAAGCTCTTGAGGCGGTAGGATTTCCCGAAGTAGTAGTCTCAAACGATTACAGAGTGGCTTCCGAGGCGGATGTCCTTGTTCTTCCGGGTGTCGGTGCCTTCGGAGACGCTATGAAAAATCTGGAGGAACTAAACTTAGTCAGCGTAATAAGGAGACATATAGAAAAAGGAAAGCCCTTTCTTGGAATATGCCTCGGTCTTCAACTCCTCTTTGAAAAAAGCTATGAACACGGTGAGCATAGGGGTCTCGGGATTTTAAAGGGTGAGGTTATACTGCTCCCTTTGGGGGTGAAAATACCCCACATAGGATGGAACCAGCTGTGGTTTAAGAAGGAAAGTGAGATACTGGAAGGTCTGAAAGAGGGAGATTTCGTTTACTTCGTCCACTCTTACAGAGTAGTTCCGGAAGACGAGAGCGTAGTTCTCACAAAAACCGATTACGGAGAATACTTCGTCTCTTCAATAGAACTGGATAACGTAGTGGCTTTCCAGTTCCACCCCGAAAAGAGTCAAAAGAAGGGCTTAAAACTCCTTGAAAATTTTAAAAGGAAGGCGGAAAAGCTTACCACCTGA
- the rpsG gene encoding 30S ribosomal protein S7 → MPRKGPVPPREIPPDPKYGDVLVQKLINKVMKDGKKSVAEWIVYTALEEAAKEVNMHPVELLHKVIEKLKPEWEVRPRRVGGATYQVPIEVPERRQISLAIKWLVQAARERPRGRGQYTMIERLKAELLDALNERGGAYKKKEETHRMAHANMVFSHFRW, encoded by the coding sequence ATGCCAAGGAAAGGACCAGTACCTCCGAGAGAAATACCGCCCGACCCCAAGTACGGGGACGTACTCGTTCAGAAGTTAATAAACAAAGTGATGAAGGACGGAAAGAAAAGCGTGGCTGAGTGGATAGTCTACACTGCACTGGAAGAGGCTGCGAAAGAGGTAAACATGCACCCTGTTGAACTGCTTCATAAGGTAATAGAGAAGTTAAAGCCCGAGTGGGAAGTGAGACCCAGAAGAGTGGGAGGAGCTACGTATCAGGTGCCGATAGAAGTGCCAGAGAGGAGGCAGATAAGCCTTGCGATAAAGTGGCTGGTTCAGGCTGCGAGGGAAAGACCGAGGGGAAGGGGACAGTACACTATGATAGAGAGGTTAAAGGCGGAGCTATTGGATGCGCTGAACGAGAGGGGAGGAGCGTACAAGAAGAAGGAAGAGACACACAGGATGGCACATGCGAACATGGTTTTCTCCCACTTCAGGTGGTAA